From a region of the Tamandua tetradactyla isolate mTamTet1 chromosome 10, mTamTet1.pri, whole genome shotgun sequence genome:
- the ZBTB20 gene encoding zinc finger and BTB domain-containing protein 20 isoform X1: protein MLERKKPKTAENQKASEENEITQPGGSSAKPGLPCLNFEAVLSPDPALIHSTHSLTNSHAHTGSSDCDISCKGMTERIHSINLHNFSNSVLETLNEQRNRGHFCDVTVRIHGSMLRAHRCVLAAGSPFFQDKLLLGYSDIEIPSVVSVQSVQKLIDFMYSGVLRVSQSEALQILTAASILQIKTVIDECTRIVSQNVGDVFPGIQDSGQDTPRGTPESGTSGQSSDTESGYLQSHPQHSVDRIYSALYACSMQNGSGERSFYSGAVVSHHETALGLPRDHHMEDPSWITRIHERSQQMERYLSTTPETTHCRKQPRPVRIQTLVGNIHIKQEMEDDYDYYGQQRVQILERNESEECTEDTDQAEGTESEPKGESFDSGVSSSIGTEPDSVEQQFGPAVAREGQTEPAQPEQAAEAPAEGGPPSHQLETSASSPERSNEVEMDNTVITVSNSSDKSVLQQPSVSTSIGQPLPSTQLYLRQTETLTSNLRMPLTLTSNTQVIGTAGNTYLPALFTTQPAGSGPKPFLFSLPQPLAGQQTQFVTVSQPGLSTFTAQLPAPQPLAPSAGHSTASGQGEKKPYECTLCNKTFTAKQNYVKHMFVHTGEKPHQCSICWRSFSLKDYLIKHMVTHTGVRAYQCSICNKRFTQKSSLNVHMRLHRGEKSYECYICKKKFSHKTLLERHVALHSASNGTPPAGTPPGARAGPPGVVACTEGTTYVCSVCPAKFDQIEQFNDHMRMHVSDG, encoded by the exons GTGACATCAGTTGCAAGGGGATGACCGAGCGCATTCACAGCATCAACCTTCACAACTTCAGCAATTCCGTGCTCGAGACCCTCAACGAGCAGCGCAACCGTGGCCACTTCTGTGACGTGACGGTGCGCATCCACGGGAGCATGCTGCGCGCGCACCGCTGCGTGCTAGCCGCCGGCAGCCCCTTCTTCCAAGACAAGCTGCTGCTGGGCTACAGCGACATCGAGATCCCGTCGGTGGTGTCGGTGCAGTCGGTGCAAAAGCTCATTGACTTCATGTACAGCGGCGTGCTGCGCGTCTCGCAGTCTGAAGCCCTGCAGATCCTCACGGCCGCCAGCATCCTGCAAATCAAAACAGTCATCGACGAGTGCACGCGCATCGTGTCGCAGAACGTGGGCGATGTGTTCCCGGGGATCCAGGACTCAGGCCAGGACACGCCGCGGGGCACTCCTGAGTCAGGTACTTCAGGACAGAGCAGCGACACCGAGTCAGGCTACCTGCAGAGCCATCCGCAGCACAGCGTGGACAGGATCTATTCGGCTCTCTACGCGTGCTCCATGCAGAACGGCAGCGGCGAGCGCTCCTTCTACAGCGGTGCTGTGGTCAGCCACCACGAGACGGCGCTCGGCCTGCCCCGTGACCACCACATGGAAGACCCCAGCTGGATCACACGCATCCACGAGCGCTCACAGCAGATGGAGCGCTACCTGTCCACCACCCCTGAGACCACGCACTGCCGCAAGCAGCCCCGACCTGTGCGCATCCAAACCCTGGTGGGCAACATCCACATCAAGCAGGAGATGGAGGACGATTACGACTACTATGGGCAGCAGAGGGTGCAGATCCTGGAGCGCAACGAATCCGAAGAGTGCACGGAAGACACGGATCAGGCCGAAGGCACCGAGAGTGAGCCCAAGGGAGAGAGCTTTGACTCGGGCGTCAGCTCCTCCATAGGCACTGAGCCGGACTCAGTGGAGCAGCAATTCGGGCCCGCGGTGGCGCGGGAGGGCCAGACCGAGCCGGCCCAACCCGAGCAGGCCGCAGAAGCCCCTGCTGAGGGTGGGCCGCCCTCACACCAGCTTGAGACAAGCGCCTCCTCCCCTGAGAGAAGCAACGAGGTGGAGATGGACAACACGGTCATCACCGTCAGCAACAGCTCGGACAAGAGCGTCCTGCAGCAGCCTTCGGTCAGCACATCCATTGGGCAGCCATTGCCAAGTACCCAGCTCTACTTACGCCAGACAGAAACCCTCACCAGCAACCTGAGGATGCCTCTGACCTTGACCAGCAACACACAGGTCATTGGCACAGCAGGCAACACCTACCTGCCAGCCCTCTTCACTACCCAGCCTGCAGGCAGCGGCCCCAAGCCTTTTCTCTTCAGCTTGCCACAGCCCCTGGCAGGCCAGCAGACCCAGTTTGTGACAGTGTCTCAGCCGGGCCTGTCCACCTTTACTGCACAGCTGCCAGCGCCACAGCCCCTGGCCCCATCCGCAGGCCACAGCACAGCCAGTGGGCAGGGCGAAAAAAAGCCTTATGAGTGCACTCTCTGCAACAAGACTTTCACCGCCAAACAGAACTACGTCAAGCACATGTTTGTACACACAG GTGAGAAGCCCCACCAATGCAGCATCTGTTGGCGCTCCTTCTCCTTAAAGGATTACCTTATCAAGCACATGGTGACACACACAGGAGTGAGGGCATACCAGTGCAGTATCTGCAACAAGCGCTTCACCCAGAAGAGCTCCCTCAACGTGCACATGCGCCTCCACCGCGGGGAGAAGTCCTACGAGTGCTACATCTGCAAAAAGAAGTTCTCCCACAAAACCCTCCTTGAGCGACACGTGGCCCTGCATAGCGCCAGCAACGGGACCCCTCCCGCGGGCACACCTCCGGGTGCCCGGGCCGGCCCCCCAGGCGTGGTGGCCTGCACCGAGGGGACCACTTACGTCTGTTCCGTCTGTCCAGCAAAGTTTGACCAAATCGAGCAGTTCAACGACCACATGAGGATGCATGTGTCTGACGGATAA
- the ZBTB20 gene encoding zinc finger and BTB domain-containing protein 20 isoform X3 encodes MTERIHSINLHNFSNSVLETLNEQRNRGHFCDVTVRIHGSMLRAHRCVLAAGSPFFQDKLLLGYSDIEIPSVVSVQSVQKLIDFMYSGVLRVSQSEALQILTAASILQIKTVIDECTRIVSQNVGDVFPGIQDSGQDTPRGTPESGTSGQSSDTESGYLQSHPQHSVDRIYSALYACSMQNGSGERSFYSGAVVSHHETALGLPRDHHMEDPSWITRIHERSQQMERYLSTTPETTHCRKQPRPVRIQTLVGNIHIKQEMEDDYDYYGQQRVQILERNESEECTEDTDQAEGTESEPKGESFDSGVSSSIGTEPDSVEQQFGPAVAREGQTEPAQPEQAAEAPAEGGPPSHQLETSASSPERSNEVEMDNTVITVSNSSDKSVLQQPSVSTSIGQPLPSTQLYLRQTETLTSNLRMPLTLTSNTQVIGTAGNTYLPALFTTQPAGSGPKPFLFSLPQPLAGQQTQFVTVSQPGLSTFTAQLPAPQPLAPSAGHSTASGQGEKKPYECTLCNKTFTAKQNYVKHMFVHTGEKPHQCSICWRSFSLKDYLIKHMVTHTGVRAYQCSICNKRFTQKSSLNVHMRLHRGEKSYECYICKKKFSHKTLLERHVALHSASNGTPPAGTPPGARAGPPGVVACTEGTTYVCSVCPAKFDQIEQFNDHMRMHVSDG; translated from the exons ATGACCGAGCGCATTCACAGCATCAACCTTCACAACTTCAGCAATTCCGTGCTCGAGACCCTCAACGAGCAGCGCAACCGTGGCCACTTCTGTGACGTGACGGTGCGCATCCACGGGAGCATGCTGCGCGCGCACCGCTGCGTGCTAGCCGCCGGCAGCCCCTTCTTCCAAGACAAGCTGCTGCTGGGCTACAGCGACATCGAGATCCCGTCGGTGGTGTCGGTGCAGTCGGTGCAAAAGCTCATTGACTTCATGTACAGCGGCGTGCTGCGCGTCTCGCAGTCTGAAGCCCTGCAGATCCTCACGGCCGCCAGCATCCTGCAAATCAAAACAGTCATCGACGAGTGCACGCGCATCGTGTCGCAGAACGTGGGCGATGTGTTCCCGGGGATCCAGGACTCAGGCCAGGACACGCCGCGGGGCACTCCTGAGTCAGGTACTTCAGGACAGAGCAGCGACACCGAGTCAGGCTACCTGCAGAGCCATCCGCAGCACAGCGTGGACAGGATCTATTCGGCTCTCTACGCGTGCTCCATGCAGAACGGCAGCGGCGAGCGCTCCTTCTACAGCGGTGCTGTGGTCAGCCACCACGAGACGGCGCTCGGCCTGCCCCGTGACCACCACATGGAAGACCCCAGCTGGATCACACGCATCCACGAGCGCTCACAGCAGATGGAGCGCTACCTGTCCACCACCCCTGAGACCACGCACTGCCGCAAGCAGCCCCGACCTGTGCGCATCCAAACCCTGGTGGGCAACATCCACATCAAGCAGGAGATGGAGGACGATTACGACTACTATGGGCAGCAGAGGGTGCAGATCCTGGAGCGCAACGAATCCGAAGAGTGCACGGAAGACACGGATCAGGCCGAAGGCACCGAGAGTGAGCCCAAGGGAGAGAGCTTTGACTCGGGCGTCAGCTCCTCCATAGGCACTGAGCCGGACTCAGTGGAGCAGCAATTCGGGCCCGCGGTGGCGCGGGAGGGCCAGACCGAGCCGGCCCAACCCGAGCAGGCCGCAGAAGCCCCTGCTGAGGGTGGGCCGCCCTCACACCAGCTTGAGACAAGCGCCTCCTCCCCTGAGAGAAGCAACGAGGTGGAGATGGACAACACGGTCATCACCGTCAGCAACAGCTCGGACAAGAGCGTCCTGCAGCAGCCTTCGGTCAGCACATCCATTGGGCAGCCATTGCCAAGTACCCAGCTCTACTTACGCCAGACAGAAACCCTCACCAGCAACCTGAGGATGCCTCTGACCTTGACCAGCAACACACAGGTCATTGGCACAGCAGGCAACACCTACCTGCCAGCCCTCTTCACTACCCAGCCTGCAGGCAGCGGCCCCAAGCCTTTTCTCTTCAGCTTGCCACAGCCCCTGGCAGGCCAGCAGACCCAGTTTGTGACAGTGTCTCAGCCGGGCCTGTCCACCTTTACTGCACAGCTGCCAGCGCCACAGCCCCTGGCCCCATCCGCAGGCCACAGCACAGCCAGTGGGCAGGGCGAAAAAAAGCCTTATGAGTGCACTCTCTGCAACAAGACTTTCACCGCCAAACAGAACTACGTCAAGCACATGTTTGTACACACAG GTGAGAAGCCCCACCAATGCAGCATCTGTTGGCGCTCCTTCTCCTTAAAGGATTACCTTATCAAGCACATGGTGACACACACAGGAGTGAGGGCATACCAGTGCAGTATCTGCAACAAGCGCTTCACCCAGAAGAGCTCCCTCAACGTGCACATGCGCCTCCACCGCGGGGAGAAGTCCTACGAGTGCTACATCTGCAAAAAGAAGTTCTCCCACAAAACCCTCCTTGAGCGACACGTGGCCCTGCATAGCGCCAGCAACGGGACCCCTCCCGCGGGCACACCTCCGGGTGCCCGGGCCGGCCCCCCAGGCGTGGTGGCCTGCACCGAGGGGACCACTTACGTCTGTTCCGTCTGTCCAGCAAAGTTTGACCAAATCGAGCAGTTCAACGACCACATGAGGATGCATGTGTCTGACGGATAA
- the ZBTB20 gene encoding zinc finger and BTB domain-containing protein 20 isoform X2: MGVMSCGAELWKGLTYRLPRSGLFIGDISCKGMTERIHSINLHNFSNSVLETLNEQRNRGHFCDVTVRIHGSMLRAHRCVLAAGSPFFQDKLLLGYSDIEIPSVVSVQSVQKLIDFMYSGVLRVSQSEALQILTAASILQIKTVIDECTRIVSQNVGDVFPGIQDSGQDTPRGTPESGTSGQSSDTESGYLQSHPQHSVDRIYSALYACSMQNGSGERSFYSGAVVSHHETALGLPRDHHMEDPSWITRIHERSQQMERYLSTTPETTHCRKQPRPVRIQTLVGNIHIKQEMEDDYDYYGQQRVQILERNESEECTEDTDQAEGTESEPKGESFDSGVSSSIGTEPDSVEQQFGPAVAREGQTEPAQPEQAAEAPAEGGPPSHQLETSASSPERSNEVEMDNTVITVSNSSDKSVLQQPSVSTSIGQPLPSTQLYLRQTETLTSNLRMPLTLTSNTQVIGTAGNTYLPALFTTQPAGSGPKPFLFSLPQPLAGQQTQFVTVSQPGLSTFTAQLPAPQPLAPSAGHSTASGQGEKKPYECTLCNKTFTAKQNYVKHMFVHTGEKPHQCSICWRSFSLKDYLIKHMVTHTGVRAYQCSICNKRFTQKSSLNVHMRLHRGEKSYECYICKKKFSHKTLLERHVALHSASNGTPPAGTPPGARAGPPGVVACTEGTTYVCSVCPAKFDQIEQFNDHMRMHVSDG; the protein is encoded by the exons GTGACATCAGTTGCAAGGGGATGACCGAGCGCATTCACAGCATCAACCTTCACAACTTCAGCAATTCCGTGCTCGAGACCCTCAACGAGCAGCGCAACCGTGGCCACTTCTGTGACGTGACGGTGCGCATCCACGGGAGCATGCTGCGCGCGCACCGCTGCGTGCTAGCCGCCGGCAGCCCCTTCTTCCAAGACAAGCTGCTGCTGGGCTACAGCGACATCGAGATCCCGTCGGTGGTGTCGGTGCAGTCGGTGCAAAAGCTCATTGACTTCATGTACAGCGGCGTGCTGCGCGTCTCGCAGTCTGAAGCCCTGCAGATCCTCACGGCCGCCAGCATCCTGCAAATCAAAACAGTCATCGACGAGTGCACGCGCATCGTGTCGCAGAACGTGGGCGATGTGTTCCCGGGGATCCAGGACTCAGGCCAGGACACGCCGCGGGGCACTCCTGAGTCAGGTACTTCAGGACAGAGCAGCGACACCGAGTCAGGCTACCTGCAGAGCCATCCGCAGCACAGCGTGGACAGGATCTATTCGGCTCTCTACGCGTGCTCCATGCAGAACGGCAGCGGCGAGCGCTCCTTCTACAGCGGTGCTGTGGTCAGCCACCACGAGACGGCGCTCGGCCTGCCCCGTGACCACCACATGGAAGACCCCAGCTGGATCACACGCATCCACGAGCGCTCACAGCAGATGGAGCGCTACCTGTCCACCACCCCTGAGACCACGCACTGCCGCAAGCAGCCCCGACCTGTGCGCATCCAAACCCTGGTGGGCAACATCCACATCAAGCAGGAGATGGAGGACGATTACGACTACTATGGGCAGCAGAGGGTGCAGATCCTGGAGCGCAACGAATCCGAAGAGTGCACGGAAGACACGGATCAGGCCGAAGGCACCGAGAGTGAGCCCAAGGGAGAGAGCTTTGACTCGGGCGTCAGCTCCTCCATAGGCACTGAGCCGGACTCAGTGGAGCAGCAATTCGGGCCCGCGGTGGCGCGGGAGGGCCAGACCGAGCCGGCCCAACCCGAGCAGGCCGCAGAAGCCCCTGCTGAGGGTGGGCCGCCCTCACACCAGCTTGAGACAAGCGCCTCCTCCCCTGAGAGAAGCAACGAGGTGGAGATGGACAACACGGTCATCACCGTCAGCAACAGCTCGGACAAGAGCGTCCTGCAGCAGCCTTCGGTCAGCACATCCATTGGGCAGCCATTGCCAAGTACCCAGCTCTACTTACGCCAGACAGAAACCCTCACCAGCAACCTGAGGATGCCTCTGACCTTGACCAGCAACACACAGGTCATTGGCACAGCAGGCAACACCTACCTGCCAGCCCTCTTCACTACCCAGCCTGCAGGCAGCGGCCCCAAGCCTTTTCTCTTCAGCTTGCCACAGCCCCTGGCAGGCCAGCAGACCCAGTTTGTGACAGTGTCTCAGCCGGGCCTGTCCACCTTTACTGCACAGCTGCCAGCGCCACAGCCCCTGGCCCCATCCGCAGGCCACAGCACAGCCAGTGGGCAGGGCGAAAAAAAGCCTTATGAGTGCACTCTCTGCAACAAGACTTTCACCGCCAAACAGAACTACGTCAAGCACATGTTTGTACACACAG GTGAGAAGCCCCACCAATGCAGCATCTGTTGGCGCTCCTTCTCCTTAAAGGATTACCTTATCAAGCACATGGTGACACACACAGGAGTGAGGGCATACCAGTGCAGTATCTGCAACAAGCGCTTCACCCAGAAGAGCTCCCTCAACGTGCACATGCGCCTCCACCGCGGGGAGAAGTCCTACGAGTGCTACATCTGCAAAAAGAAGTTCTCCCACAAAACCCTCCTTGAGCGACACGTGGCCCTGCATAGCGCCAGCAACGGGACCCCTCCCGCGGGCACACCTCCGGGTGCCCGGGCCGGCCCCCCAGGCGTGGTGGCCTGCACCGAGGGGACCACTTACGTCTGTTCCGTCTGTCCAGCAAAGTTTGACCAAATCGAGCAGTTCAACGACCACATGAGGATGCATGTGTCTGACGGATAA